CCCGCGAGGACGAACTCCCACGCGGCGGACGCACCCCCGAAGAGCATGAGGTACTTCCCGCCGCGGACGAGGAACTCGCGCCGGTCGACTTCCATGGCCGCTTCCTCCTAGCCGAGCCCTGGGTTGTGGGGCGCGTGGCAGTCGTGGCACGAGGCGCCCGCGTTGTGCTTGTTCGGGTCGATCCGGGGGAATCCGGCCGGCTTGGCCACGTTGTTGCGGTGACAGACCAGGCAGAGGTTCACGGGGTCCGGCTTCTCGGGCTTCGCGCTCGAGGGGTCGTCGGAGCGCGCGTGGGCCGCCTGCGGGCCGTGACAGGCCTCGCAACCGATCCCTGCGTGTTTGCCGCCGCTCTTGGCCTCGACCACGTCGCCGTGGCAGTCCGCACAGACGGCGCGCCCGGCGAAGGTCAAGGGGTGGTCGCGGTTGTCCTCGAGCGCGCCCACGCGGTAGTGCCCGATCTCCCCGAATCCCTCGGGCACGAAGAGTCCCCGCACCACCAGGAACAGGACGATGCCGACGACGAAGAGGAGCGCGAGGCGGAAGAGATGTTCCTTGTCCCGGATCAGCTCGTGCACGGGCCTGCCCTCCGTTCGTTCCGGGCTTATCCCGACCTGTTACCGGATCCCCACCCGGACGGCGGACGACCGTCCCGGCAAGCCGGAGCGTGCACCCCGCGGGCGCGTTGTCCACTTGCGTTCGGTTAAGGGGTGACGGAGGTCAAGGTCGGGGGGAGGCCGCCTCTTCGCGCTCCGAATCCGCCGAGGCCCGGAGTTCCGCGAGGAGGCGCATGCTGCCGCGTTTCACCTCGGACTCACGAATTCCCAGCCCGTTCCAGTCGATTTCGGCGCCGT
The Candidatus Polarisedimenticolaceae bacterium genome window above contains:
- a CDS encoding multiheme c-type cytochrome is translated as MHELIRDKEHLFRLALLFVVGIVLFLVVRGLFVPEGFGEIGHYRVGALEDNRDHPLTFAGRAVCADCHGDVVEAKSGGKHAGIGCEACHGPQAAHARSDDPSSAKPEKPDPVNLCLVCHRNNVAKPAGFPRIDPNKHNAGASCHDCHAPHNPGLG